The following proteins are encoded in a genomic region of Glycine soja cultivar W05 chromosome 17, ASM419377v2, whole genome shotgun sequence:
- the LOC114391958 gene encoding la-related protein 1B-like — protein MVTAAKSSNHHSPPSAPSPAQPSDANSPKFRRKNLPSPWVQLVHGGEPQPGSGIHQSPPSSSSSSSSLVADQAPEVDNSNTVGDVDSSDGAEGNADRSKKLVWNKPSNGVVVETGPVMGAAESWPTLLASTKGSAKLPPESSSNTVIDYGSLSTSPQGPMASQSPQKQATTNAKPNSAPNYNVPGRQRSMKRVGGSSSTVSDPSQGNFSNPPPPPPPPPFPVYQLPPVSYCNMVPGVPDPAPRDHYRNNNWDAGPMVGGFVPAMNGYRGSSRRGYFGPHPRGDGSYHNSYGSRRDHQDRGNYVNTRDAFVPQPRMPPRGLPRHTPPPTTAAAFVGPQPIGPFAKPIGFPEFYYYQPVTVEQFTGMSFFAHSPPPTPFFSAAESPLSNMIVYQIEYYFSDANLVKDAFLRSKMDEQGWVPVTLIADFPRVKSLTTNIQLILDSIRTSAIVEVQGDKLRRLNEWKRWLSSTQRGSTSPIGSRYNNLTTNLQTIKLEETIKDEDPRMSNGGDATGSSSGNN, from the exons ATGGTCACTGCTGCTAAATCTTCAAACCACCATTCGCCGCCCAGTGCTCCGTCACCGGCGCAGCCCAGCGACGCCAACAGCCCTAAGTTCAGGCGCAAAAATCTTCCCTCCCCGTGGGTTCAGCTTGTTCACGGTGGCGAGCCCCAACCGGGGAGCGGCATTCACCAATCGCCGCCGTCATCGTCGTCCTCGTCCTCGTCTCTGGTTGCTGACCAAGCCCCAGAGGTGGATAATTCTAATACGGTTGGTGATGTAGATAGTTCCGATGGCGCTGAGGGCAATGCGGATCGTTCTAAAAAGCTCGTTTGGAACAAGCCCTCAAACGGCGTTGTCGTCGAGACTGGGCCTGTAATGGGCGCTGCTGAATCATGGCCCACTTTGCTTGCGTCCACCAAAGGTTCTGCTAAATTGCCTCCTGAATCGTCCTCCAATACTGTTATCGATTATGGATCACTCTCCACTTCTCCTCAG GGGCCAATGGCTTCACAATCTCCTCAGAAACAAGCGACCACTAATGCAAAACCTAATTCTGCTCCAAATTATAATGTGCCTGGTAGACAAAGATCAATGAAGCGGGTAGGTGGCAGCAGCAGCACTGTGTCTGATCCTTCACAGGGCAACTTCTCTAACCCTCCCCCACCACCGCCGCCCCCGCCTTTTCCTGTATACCAGCTCCCACCAGTTAGCTATTGTAATATGGTACCAGGGGTCCCTGACCCTGCTCCAAGAGATCATTACCGGAACAATAACTGGGATGCAGGACCAATGGTAGGGGGTTTTGTGCCTGCCATGAATGGATATCGGGGTTCCTCTCGCAGGGGTTATTTTGGGCCTCATCCCCGAGGAGATGGTTCCTATCATAATAGTTATGGTAGCCGGCGTGATCATCAAGATCGTGGAAATTATGTGAATACTAGAGATGCATTTGTTCCTCAACCAAGGATGCCTCCAAGAGGATTACCGAGACACACACCACCACCTACTACTGCTGCTGCATTTGTGGGACCTCAGCCTATTGGACCATTTGCTAAACCCATTGGTTTTCCTG agTTTTATTACTACCAACCAGTAACAGTGGAACAGTTTACGGGTATGTCGTTCTTCGCTCACAGCCCTCCTCCTACACCGTTCTTCTCTGCTGCAGAATCTCCTCTCTCTAATATGATAGTCTATCAAATTGAATATTACTTTAG TGATGCTAATTTAGTGAAAGATGCGTTTTTAAGGTCTAAAATGGATGAACAAGGTTGGGTTCCTGTTACTTTGATAGCAGACTTCCCTCGA gttaaAAGTTTGACAACCAACATTCAGTTGATACTCGATTCGATCAGGACTTCTGCTATCGTGGAAGTGCAA GGTGACAAGCTAAGGAGACTTAACGAGTGGAAAAGATGGTTGTCCTCTACTCAGCGAGGTTCAACATCTCCCATTGGATCAAGATACAATAACCTTACAACTAATCTTCAAACCATCAAATTGGAAGAAACAATTAAAGATGAAGATCCAAGAATGTCAAATGGTGGTGATGCTACCGGGAGCAGCAGTGGAAACAACTAA
- the LOC114392814 gene encoding probable cinnamyl alcohol dehydrogenase 6: MAESRANHTVSVSGWAAHDSSGKITPYSFKRRQNGVNDVTIKILYCGICHTDLHCAKNEWGITMYPVVPGHEIIGEVTKVGTNVKGFMEGDRVGVGCLAASCLECHHCKTDQENYCQDLQFVYNGIFWDGTITYGGYSQIFVADYRYVVHIPASLPMDAAAPLLCAGITVFSPLKEHDLVATAGKRIGVVGLGGLGHIAVKFGKAFGHHVTVISTSPSKEPEAKQRLGADHFILSSNPKQLQAARRSMDFILDTVSAEHSLLPILELLKVNGTLFLVGAPDKPLQLPAFPLIFGKRSVKGGIIGGIKETQEMLEVCAKYNITSDIELITPDKINEAMERLAKNDVRYRFVIDIANAVTSNNN, translated from the exons ATGGCTGAGAGCAGAGCGAATCACACAGTGAGCGTATCTGGGTGGGCAGCTCATGATTCGTCGGGCAAGATTACCCCCTACAGCTTCAAAAGACGGCAGAACGGTGTGAACGATGTGACAATAAAGATCCTCTACTGTGGGATCTGCCACACGGATCTCCACTGTGCTAAAAATGAATGGGGCATCACTATGTACCCTGTGGTACCCGG ACACGAGATCATTGGGGAGGTAACTAAGGTTGGGACCAATGTGAAGGGGTTCATGGAAGGAGACAGAGTGGGTGTGGGCTGTTTGGCGGCTTCATGCTTGGAATGTCACCACTGCAAGACCGATCAGGAAAACTACTGCCAAGACCTCCAATTTGTCTACAATGGAATCTTCTGGGATGGCACCATCACCTATGGTGGCTACTCCCAAATCTTTGTCGCGGATTACAG ATATGTGGTACACATTCCGGCAAGCCTACCAATGGATGCGGCGGCTCCTCTGCTATGCGCAGGAATAACAGTGTTCAGTCCTTTGAAAGAGCACGATTTGGTAGCAACAGCGGGGAAGAGGATTGGGGTGGTTGGACTGGGAGGCCTTGGACACATTGCTGTTAAATTTGGCAAGGCTTTTGGCCACCATGTTACCGTCATCAGCACTTCTCCCTCCAAAGAACCAGAAGCTAAGCAGCGTTTGGGTGCTGATCACTTCATTCTCAGCTCTAATCCTAAACAATTACAG GCTGCAAGGAGAAGCATGGATTTCATATTGGACACTGTTTCGGCAGAGCACTCTCTCTTGCCTATTTTGGAATTGCTCAAAGTCAATGGAACCTTATTTCTCGTGGGTGCACCAGACAAGCCTTTACAATTGCCTGCTTTCCCATTGATATTTG GCAAGAGATCAGTGAAAGGTGGGATCATAGGGGGAATAAAAGAGACGCAGGAAATGTTGGAGGTTTGTGCAAAGTACAATATAACGAGTGACATTGAGTTAATCACACCAGACAAAATCAACGAGGCTATGGAGCGCCTTGCTAAGAATGATGTGCGCTACCGTTTCGTCATTGATATTGCTAATGCTGTCACTTCCAACAACAACTGA
- the LOC114393001 gene encoding UPF0496 protein At1g20180-like — MRDMTCTGWLCSLRRTTGRSRKECEEDRLCKKQSVNEEYLEAFRTKSYIEICNKAQGGIGKTSTKMLTSSSSSSIPLCMQLTEYLLEPRQEMIANITQRLKLHHLLVDYFEASLEACRCCDTILEAIHSMRLSYRRITRIVKLSKTVLDDDDTKGVIYRELASFALQNNPLSVAISSVKFRDIHDRYVELLKRLKSTSKEIRRRLTLKRVCKKVAGIALITSHSVVLVALLVFAFHSIVGLVAAPSIVGGLVGLFVKKGRQRFMSISSNNNNNNCEERLCEQLDLAAKGVYVLINDLDTMSRMVKRLNDEVEHRKVVAEVCVRNGKSEILLKQVMRDFHEHESSFLEQLEELEGHIYLCFLTTNRSRRLVVQQITDKKVKH; from the exons ATGCGCGATATGACATGTACGGGGTGGCTTTGTTCTCTACGAAGAACAACAG GTAGATCACGGAAGGAATGTGAGGAAGATAGATTGTGTAAGAAGCAAAGCGTGAATGAAGAATATTTGGAAGCGTTCAGAACAAAGTCTTACATCGAAATATGCAACAAAGCACAAGGGGGGATTGGAAAGACAAGCACCAAAATGctaacttcttcttcttcttcttcaattccTTTGTGCATGCAACTCACGGAGTATTTACTAGAGCCACGGCAAGAGATGATAGCAAACATAACACAGAGATTGaagcttcatcatcttcttgtgGACTACTTCGAAGCCAGCTTAGAAGCGTGTCGTTGTTGTGACACAATCCTTGAAGCCATCCATTCAATGCGACTTTCTTATCGACGAATCACGAGAATTGTTAAGCTAAGCAAAACGGTGCTTGATGATGATGACACCAAGGGTGTAATCTATAGAGAGCTCGCTTCCTTTGCTCTGCAAAACAACCCTTTGTCCGTTGCTATTAGCagcgtgaagttccgtgacattcATGACAGATACGTGGAACTCTTGAAAAGACTGAAATCAACGAGTAAGGAAATTCGAAGGAGGTTGACATTAAAGAGGGTTTGCAAGAAGGTTGCGGGGATTGCTCTTATTACTTCTCATAGTGTGGTTCTTGTTGCTTTGTTGGTGTTTGCTTTTCATAGCATTGTAGGGTTGGTGGCTGCGCCTAGTATCGTGGGTGGGTTGGTTGGTTTGTTCGTGAAGAAGGGTCGTCAAAGGTTTATGTCAATTagctctaataataataataataattgtgaaGAGAGGCTGTGTGAGCAACTTGATTTGGCTGCAAAAGGGGTTTATGTTCTGATCAATGATTTGGACACAATGAGTAGGATGGTGAAGAGGTTGAACGATGAAGTGGAGCATAGGAAAGTGGTTGCTGAGGTTTGTGTGAGGAATGGGAAGAGTGAGATACTACTGAAGCAGGTTATGAGGGATTTTCATGAGCATGAGTCTAGCTTTCTGGAGCAGTTGGAAGAGCTGGAGGGGCATATCTACTTGTGCTTTCTCACCACAAACAGATCAAGGAGGCTTGTTGTGCAACAAATTACggacaaaaaagtaaaacattga